A part of Mycolicibacterium sp. TUM20985 genomic DNA contains:
- a CDS encoding SDR family NAD(P)-dependent oxidoreductase, with the protein MKITAGQVAVVTGGTSGIGFALADSLAARGVHVVIADVRDESIPPAVEALSSHGVDVVGMRTDVGVEAEVQSLADAVVERFGRVDLVCNNAGVVCELAPMWEQSVETWRWLVDVKLMGVVHGVRAFAPMFIARGSGHFLNTASAGGLMALPMMTPYNATMHAVVGLTETLDAELRSLSTNLGATVLCPGLVNTALGSHSAAIAPPGVTTLPADSGIITGGDEPSVIAEAALAAVAAGRVHAVVGAGADPAARGRVDALLADLG; encoded by the coding sequence GTGAAGATCACTGCGGGGCAGGTGGCGGTCGTGACCGGTGGCACGAGCGGTATCGGCTTCGCCCTGGCCGATTCGCTGGCGGCCCGTGGTGTGCACGTCGTGATCGCCGACGTGCGCGACGAGTCGATCCCGCCCGCCGTCGAGGCGCTGTCGTCACACGGCGTCGACGTCGTCGGTATGCGCACCGACGTGGGCGTCGAGGCCGAGGTTCAGTCGCTCGCCGACGCCGTCGTCGAGAGATTCGGCCGGGTGGATCTGGTGTGCAACAACGCCGGGGTCGTCTGCGAGCTGGCGCCGATGTGGGAACAGAGCGTCGAGACGTGGCGCTGGCTCGTCGACGTCAAGCTGATGGGTGTGGTGCACGGTGTGCGGGCCTTCGCCCCCATGTTCATCGCACGGGGTTCGGGACACTTCCTCAACACCGCGTCGGCAGGTGGGCTGATGGCGCTGCCCATGATGACGCCGTACAACGCCACGATGCACGCGGTGGTCGGCCTGACCGAGACGCTGGACGCCGAGTTGCGTTCGCTGTCAACCAATCTGGGCGCGACGGTGCTGTGTCCCGGCCTGGTCAACACCGCGCTGGGATCCCACTCCGCGGCAATCGCCCCGCCGGGTGTCACCACGCTTCCCGCGGACTCGGGCATCATCACCGGCGGCGACGAGCCGTCGGTCATCGCCGAGGCGGCCCTCGCGGCCGTGGCGGCCGGCCGCGTGCACGCCGTCGTCGGCGCCGGTGCAGACCCGGCGGCGCGCGGCCGTGTCGACGCGCTGCTGGCCGACCTCGGCTGA
- a CDS encoding VOC family protein: protein MSFQHVLSVVPVSNLDVSKAWYQKLFGRPADNEPMPVLAEWQVVPGGWLQVFVDAERAGSGLVNFAVSDLAAHVGEATSLGLEPGAVEGVNKGVELATLSDPDGNLIRLIGNFRVDY, encoded by the coding sequence ATGTCGTTTCAACACGTGCTGTCTGTCGTGCCGGTATCCAATCTCGACGTCTCGAAGGCGTGGTACCAGAAGCTCTTCGGCCGCCCCGCCGACAACGAACCCATGCCGGTGCTGGCCGAGTGGCAGGTGGTGCCGGGCGGCTGGCTGCAGGTGTTCGTCGACGCGGAGCGGGCGGGTTCGGGCCTGGTGAACTTCGCCGTGAGCGACCTGGCGGCGCACGTCGGCGAGGCTACGAGTCTCGGGCTCGAACCAGGTGCGGTCGAGGGCGTCAACAAAGGCGTCGAGTTGGCCACGTTGAGCGATCCCGACGGCAACCTGATCCGGCTGATCGGCAACTTTCGCGTCGACTACTGA
- a CDS encoding substrate-binding domain-containing protein, producing MRVTIKLGVIASAGLLGLGLTACGAGDTAANSDTTRVGVTVYDMSSFITAGKEGMETYAKANNIELVWNSANNDVSTQASQVDSLINQGVAAIIVVPVQADSLAPQIQAAKAKDIPLLAVNAALDSPDLAGNVQPDDVAAGAQEMQMMADRLGGKGNIVILQGPLGGSGEINRGKGIDQVLAKYPDIKVLAKDTANWKRDEAVNKMKNWISSFGPQVNGVVSQNDDMGLGALQALKEANRTDVPIVGIDGIEDGLNAVKSGEFIGTSLQNGTVELSAGLAVANALVKKEDVNKEPVYVMPAITKDNVDVAIQHVVTERQKFLDGLGELTAQNLKSGDIAYEGIPGQKQP from the coding sequence ATGAGAGTTACGATCAAGCTGGGCGTCATCGCCTCGGCGGGCCTGCTAGGCCTTGGCCTGACCGCGTGCGGCGCGGGTGACACCGCGGCCAACAGTGACACCACGCGGGTCGGTGTCACGGTGTACGACATGAGCTCGTTCATCACCGCCGGCAAGGAGGGCATGGAGACCTACGCCAAGGCGAACAACATCGAGTTGGTGTGGAACTCGGCCAACAACGACGTGTCCACCCAGGCCAGCCAAGTCGACTCGCTGATCAACCAGGGCGTGGCGGCCATCATCGTCGTTCCGGTGCAAGCGGATTCGCTCGCACCGCAGATCCAGGCGGCCAAGGCCAAGGACATTCCGCTGTTGGCGGTCAACGCCGCGCTGGACAGCCCCGACCTCGCGGGCAACGTCCAGCCGGATGACGTGGCGGCGGGCGCGCAGGAGATGCAGATGATGGCCGACCGCCTCGGCGGCAAGGGCAACATCGTGATCCTGCAGGGCCCCCTCGGTGGCTCCGGTGAGATCAACCGCGGCAAGGGCATCGACCAGGTGCTGGCCAAGTACCCCGACATCAAGGTGCTGGCCAAGGACACGGCCAACTGGAAGCGTGACGAAGCCGTCAACAAGATGAAGAACTGGATCTCCAGCTTCGGACCGCAGGTCAACGGCGTCGTCTCGCAGAACGACGACATGGGCCTCGGCGCCCTGCAGGCACTGAAGGAAGCCAACCGCACCGACGTGCCGATCGTCGGCATCGACGGCATCGAGGACGGCCTCAACGCCGTCAAGAGCGGCGAGTTCATCGGCACCTCACTGCAGAACGGCACCGTCGAACTGTCCGCCGGTCTCGCCGTCGCCAACGCGCTGGTCAAGAAGGAGGACGTCAACAAGGAGCCCGTCTACGTGATGCCCGCCATCACCAAGGACAACGTCGACGTCGCCATCCAGCACGTGGTGACCGAGCGCCAGAAGTTCCTCGACGGCCTCGGCGAGCTGACCGCGCAGAACCTCAAGAGCGGTGACATCGCCTACGAGGGAATTCCCGGGCAGAAGCAGCCGTAA
- a CDS encoding substrate-binding domain-containing protein, protein MRQTTKFVAIASAGLLGLGLTACGAGDTEANSGKTRVGVSVYDMSSFITAGKEGMDQYAKDNNIELVWNSANLDVSTQATQVDSLINQGVDAIIVVPVQADSLGPQVASAKAKDIPLVPVNAALDSKDIAGNVQPDDVKAGEQEMQMMADKLGGKGNIVVLQGPLGQSGELDRTKGINNVLARYPEMKVLAMDTANWKRDEAVNKVKNWISGFGPQINGVVAENDDMGLGALQALKEAGRTDVPIVGIDGIEDGLNAVKSGEFIGTSLQNGTVELSAGLAVANALAKGEKVNTAPVYIMPAITQANVDVAIEHVVTKRAEFLAGLSELTKKNLETGDIAYEGIPGQTQP, encoded by the coding sequence ATGAGACAAACAACGAAGTTCGTCGCCATCGCCTCGGCCGGATTGCTGGGCCTCGGCCTGACCGCCTGCGGCGCCGGTGACACGGAGGCCAACAGCGGCAAGACCAGGGTGGGCGTGTCGGTCTACGACATGAGCTCGTTCATCACCGCGGGCAAGGAGGGGATGGATCAGTACGCCAAGGACAACAACATCGAGCTGGTGTGGAACTCCGCCAACCTCGACGTCTCCACCCAGGCCACCCAGGTCGACTCGCTGATCAACCAGGGCGTCGACGCCATCATCGTCGTTCCGGTGCAGGCGGATTCGCTGGGGCCGCAGGTGGCGTCGGCCAAGGCCAAGGACATCCCGCTGGTTCCCGTCAACGCCGCGCTGGACAGCAAGGACATCGCCGGCAACGTGCAGCCGGACGACGTCAAGGCCGGTGAGCAGGAAATGCAGATGATGGCCGACAAGCTCGGCGGCAAGGGCAACATCGTCGTCCTGCAGGGCCCGCTCGGCCAGTCCGGCGAGCTCGACCGCACCAAGGGCATCAACAACGTGCTGGCCAGGTACCCCGAGATGAAGGTGCTGGCGATGGACACGGCCAACTGGAAGCGCGACGAGGCAGTCAACAAGGTGAAGAACTGGATCTCGGGCTTCGGGCCGCAGATCAACGGCGTGGTCGCCGAGAACGACGACATGGGCCTCGGTGCCCTGCAGGCGCTGAAGGAAGCCGGTCGGACCGACGTGCCGATCGTCGGCATCGACGGCATCGAGGACGGCCTCAACGCCGTCAAGAGCGGTGAGTTCATCGGCACCTCACTGCAGAACGGCACCGTCGAACTGTCCGCCGGGCTGGCCGTCGCCAACGCGCTGGCGAAGGGCGAGAAGGTGAACACCGCGCCGGTCTACATCATGCCCGCAATCACCCAGGCGAACGTCGACGTCGCGATCGAGCACGTCGTCACCAAGCGGGCTGAGTTCCTCGCCGGTCTGTCCGAGCTGACCAAGAAGAACCTCGAGACCGGCGACATCGCCTACGAGGGCATCCCAGGGCAGACGCAACCGTAA
- a CDS encoding ABC transporter permease translates to MTTPVDTEDTAGPSKAPVVTSPTTGEPVRLFSREWISGIALRYSMVIIMLMVIAYFSYRSARFGTVDNLVTILVAAAPFALIALGQTLVVLTGGIDLSVGSVIAVSAMAGAATAKANPGQVWMTVLVAMAVGLIVGSINGILVSRINVPPFIATLGTLTAGSGLAYVIGGGAPINGLPAEFGSIANTKILGLTIPVLVMILGIVVLAIVMKRTTYGMRVYAVGGNRNASEIAGINAKNVLFSVYALSGLLAGISGVMLASRVISGPPNLGQGYELDAIAAVVIGGASLMGGRGTIWGTVLGLFIIQTLNNGLDILVVPAYWQDVIKGVLIVAAVAVDVWSTRRRT, encoded by the coding sequence ATGACCACCCCAGTCGACACCGAAGACACGGCAGGCCCGTCCAAGGCGCCGGTCGTCACGTCACCGACGACCGGTGAGCCGGTCCGGCTGTTCTCCCGCGAGTGGATCAGCGGTATCGCCTTGCGCTACTCGATGGTCATCATCATGCTGATGGTGATCGCGTACTTCAGTTATCGCAGTGCGCGATTCGGCACGGTCGACAACCTGGTCACCATCCTCGTCGCGGCCGCTCCGTTCGCCTTGATCGCCCTGGGCCAGACGCTGGTGGTCCTCACCGGCGGCATCGACCTCTCGGTGGGCAGCGTGATCGCGGTGTCGGCGATGGCGGGTGCGGCGACGGCCAAGGCCAATCCCGGCCAGGTCTGGATGACCGTGCTGGTGGCGATGGCGGTCGGCCTGATAGTGGGCTCCATCAACGGAATCCTGGTGTCGCGCATCAACGTTCCACCCTTCATCGCAACATTGGGTACGTTGACGGCTGGCTCGGGTTTGGCCTACGTCATCGGTGGCGGCGCGCCGATCAACGGGCTGCCCGCCGAATTTGGGTCCATCGCCAACACCAAGATCCTCGGCCTGACGATCCCCGTGCTCGTGATGATCCTCGGCATCGTCGTGCTAGCAATCGTGATGAAGCGGACCACCTATGGCATGCGCGTGTACGCCGTCGGCGGAAACCGCAACGCGTCGGAGATCGCCGGCATCAACGCCAAGAACGTCTTGTTCAGCGTCTACGCGCTGTCCGGGCTGCTGGCGGGCATCTCCGGCGTGATGCTGGCCTCCCGTGTCATCTCGGGTCCACCGAACCTCGGCCAGGGCTATGAGCTCGACGCCATCGCCGCGGTGGTGATCGGCGGTGCCAGCCTGATGGGCGGTCGCGGCACCATCTGGGGAACGGTGCTGGGCCTGTTCATCATTCAGACGCTGAACAACGGACTGGACATCCTGGTCGTGCCTGCCTACTGGCAGGACGTGATCAAGGGCGTCCTGATCGTCGCAGCGGTGGCGGTCGACGTCTGGTCGACCAGAAGACGTACGTGA
- a CDS encoding sugar ABC transporter ATP-binding protein, producing the protein MSSAILECVDISKSFGGVPVLESITLNLQPGTVTALAGENGAGKSTLMKIVSGQYSADSGSVTVAGAHLAPGNPRDAVRHGVAIVPQELASIEDMTVYENLFVGREIKTGPFLNRRAMIGEAKEALAVFGVDISPTARMGGLPVGLRQIVEIVKAARTGAQVVMLDEPTSAISEREVEGLYGIVRRLREHGVAMVYTTHKMAEIRAIADRVVVLRDGGLILDETVAEVTDDDIVTAMIGRELNALFPPRVPPKSEPVLEVRDLVVDGASKPVSFSVNSGEILGLAGLVGAGRTELLEAIFGARHTSSGEIVVRGKKVKRNAPAAAITEGMAMVPEDRKISGVVLSMSVLDNGSLPRLSSFSVAGWLRGKARTKAVSDVMESVRLRSSGLSQPVGTLSGGNQQKVVLARWLTGEVNVLLLDEPTRGVDVGARSEIYRIITEFAEAGMAVVMASSDMPEIIGLSHRAFVMRDGAFVGELDRDALDHPSVQESVFRLATALDGPTHDSNPDPEAAS; encoded by the coding sequence ATGAGCTCAGCCATCCTCGAATGCGTCGACATCAGCAAGAGTTTCGGTGGTGTCCCGGTCCTCGAGAGCATCACGTTGAACCTCCAACCAGGGACGGTCACGGCCCTGGCGGGTGAGAACGGCGCGGGCAAGTCGACGCTGATGAAGATCGTCAGCGGCCAGTACAGTGCGGACTCCGGTTCGGTCACCGTGGCGGGTGCCCACCTGGCACCGGGCAACCCGCGCGACGCGGTTCGCCACGGCGTGGCCATCGTCCCGCAGGAGCTGGCCTCCATCGAGGACATGACCGTGTACGAGAACCTGTTCGTGGGCCGGGAGATCAAGACCGGACCCTTCCTCAACCGCCGGGCGATGATCGGCGAGGCGAAGGAAGCTCTGGCGGTCTTCGGGGTCGACATCTCTCCGACCGCGCGGATGGGCGGCCTGCCCGTCGGCCTGCGGCAGATCGTCGAGATCGTCAAGGCCGCCCGTACCGGTGCGCAGGTCGTGATGCTCGACGAGCCGACCTCCGCGATCTCCGAGCGCGAGGTCGAAGGCCTCTACGGCATCGTGCGACGACTGCGCGAGCACGGCGTGGCGATGGTGTACACCACCCACAAGATGGCCGAGATCCGTGCCATCGCCGATCGCGTGGTGGTGTTGCGGGACGGTGGGTTGATCCTCGACGAGACGGTCGCCGAGGTGACCGACGACGACATCGTCACCGCGATGATCGGCCGTGAGTTGAATGCCCTGTTCCCCCCGCGCGTGCCGCCCAAGTCCGAGCCCGTGCTGGAGGTTCGCGACCTCGTGGTCGACGGCGCCTCCAAGCCGGTGTCGTTCTCGGTCAACTCCGGGGAGATCCTCGGTCTGGCCGGTTTGGTCGGCGCAGGACGAACCGAACTGCTGGAGGCCATCTTCGGCGCCAGGCACACAAGTTCGGGCGAGATCGTCGTACGCGGCAAGAAGGTCAAGCGCAACGCACCCGCCGCCGCGATCACCGAGGGCATGGCGATGGTCCCCGAGGACCGCAAGATCTCCGGTGTCGTGCTGTCGATGAGCGTGCTGGACAACGGGTCGCTTCCGCGGCTGTCCTCGTTCAGCGTCGCGGGTTGGCTGCGCGGCAAGGCGCGTACTAAGGCCGTGTCCGACGTGATGGAGTCGGTGCGGTTGCGCAGCAGCGGCCTGAGCCAGCCGGTGGGCACGCTCTCGGGCGGCAACCAGCAGAAGGTGGTGCTGGCCCGCTGGCTCACCGGTGAGGTCAACGTGCTGCTGCTCGACGAACCCACCCGCGGGGTGGACGTCGGTGCGCGCAGTGAGATCTACCGCATCATCACCGAATTCGCCGAGGCGGGAATGGCCGTGGTGATGGCGTCGTCCGACATGCCGGAGATCATCGGGCTGTCGCATCGCGCGTTCGTCATGCGCGACGGCGCGTTCGTCGGGGAACTCGACCGCGACGCGCTCGACCACCCCTCCGTGCAGGAGTCGGTATTCCGCCTGGCCACCGCACTCGACGGACCCACGCACGATTCGAACCCAGATCCGGAGGCAGCATCATGA
- a CDS encoding zinc-dependent alcohol dehydrogenase gives MVNRRVVVNSLEDVVFESVPEAAPVAGEVRIRGTVVGICGSDLHAACGHHPFIDLPYRPGHEVVGVVDAVGDGVDDSWIGARVVVEPNLACGHCTQCRAGRYNICRDLLVLGCQTPGGLADSFTVAVDRVIALNPDFDDDHAILVEPLATPIHAVRRAAEAVGDLRGRPVVVIGAGPIGLFVLLAAREAGAKVIVADLLASKRDRAERLGAAGTFDPTAPDAVDTALAVMGGPAAVVIDCVARESSVAQAIELVDKGGAIMIVGVAAGATPVRLDLVQDRELSLIGNLMYVREDFTAAIDLLTAGAVPIDEIISARYAFEDSAEAFTASADPENVKVLVTMGGRDEAPVAVAASSSGSLP, from the coding sequence ATGGTGAACCGTCGCGTCGTCGTCAACTCCTTGGAGGACGTCGTCTTCGAGAGCGTGCCCGAGGCCGCACCCGTGGCCGGCGAAGTCCGCATCCGCGGCACCGTCGTCGGCATCTGCGGGTCCGACCTGCACGCCGCCTGTGGCCACCACCCGTTCATCGACCTGCCGTACCGGCCAGGGCACGAGGTCGTCGGCGTCGTCGATGCCGTGGGGGACGGGGTCGACGACTCCTGGATCGGCGCCCGCGTCGTCGTGGAACCCAACCTGGCCTGCGGCCACTGCACCCAGTGCCGGGCGGGGCGATACAACATCTGCCGCGACCTCCTGGTGCTTGGCTGCCAGACACCCGGTGGCCTCGCCGACAGCTTCACCGTCGCCGTCGACCGCGTCATTGCGCTCAACCCCGACTTCGACGACGACCACGCCATCCTCGTCGAGCCGCTGGCTACCCCGATCCACGCCGTGCGCCGTGCCGCCGAGGCGGTTGGTGATCTGCGCGGGCGCCCCGTCGTCGTGATCGGTGCGGGACCCATCGGGTTGTTCGTCCTGCTGGCCGCCCGCGAAGCGGGCGCCAAGGTGATCGTCGCGGACCTGCTCGCCTCCAAGCGGGATCGTGCCGAACGTCTTGGTGCCGCAGGCACTTTCGACCCGACCGCCCCCGATGCGGTCGACACCGCACTCGCCGTCATGGGCGGGCCCGCTGCCGTCGTGATCGACTGCGTCGCCAGGGAGAGTTCGGTGGCCCAGGCCATCGAGCTGGTCGACAAGGGCGGCGCGATCATGATCGTGGGCGTGGCCGCCGGAGCCACCCCCGTCCGTCTGGACCTCGTCCAGGACCGCGAACTGTCACTGATCGGCAACCTGATGTACGTCAGGGAGGACTTCACCGCGGCCATCGACCTCCTCACCGCCGGCGCCGTACCCATCGACGAGATCATCAGCGCCCGTTATGCGTTCGAGGACTCCGCCGAAGCCTTCACCGCCTCGGCGGATCCGGAGAACGTCAAGGTCCTCGTCACCATGGGCGGTCGCGACGAGGCTCCGGTTGCCGTCGCCGCCAGTTCATCAGGGAGTCTGCCATGA
- a CDS encoding SDR family NAD(P)-dependent oxidoreductase, whose amino-acid sequence MNTRSPFDLTGRTALVTGGNQGLGKAFAFGLAEAGATVAISGRSGERNAKVVAEAASAGHTMHPITADITSQADVERMTAEAVDALGQVDILVNNAGTCYHAESWDVTEQQWDDVFDLNVKALWACSLAVGAHMRERGSGSVVNIGSMSGLIVNRPQMQPAYNASKAAVHHLTKSLAAEWAPLGIRVNAVAPGYCKTEMAPVDRPDLKRYWIDDAPQQRYAMPEEIAPSVVFLASDAASFITGSVLVADGGYTAW is encoded by the coding sequence GTGAATACCCGTTCGCCGTTCGACCTGACCGGCCGCACCGCGCTGGTCACCGGGGGAAACCAGGGCCTGGGCAAGGCCTTCGCGTTCGGCCTCGCCGAAGCGGGTGCCACCGTGGCCATCTCCGGCCGTAGTGGCGAGCGCAACGCGAAGGTCGTGGCGGAGGCCGCCAGCGCCGGGCACACGATGCATCCGATCACCGCCGACATCACCAGCCAGGCCGACGTCGAGCGGATGACCGCCGAGGCCGTCGACGCCCTGGGCCAGGTCGACATCCTGGTGAACAACGCAGGCACCTGCTACCACGCCGAATCGTGGGACGTCACCGAACAGCAATGGGATGACGTGTTCGACCTGAACGTCAAGGCGCTGTGGGCATGTTCCCTGGCCGTCGGTGCCCACATGCGGGAACGCGGTAGCGGCTCGGTGGTCAACATCGGGTCGATGTCGGGCCTCATCGTGAACCGGCCCCAGATGCAGCCTGCCTACAACGCCTCCAAGGCGGCGGTTCACCACCTCACGAAATCCCTTGCCGCCGAATGGGCTCCGCTCGGCATCCGGGTGAATGCCGTCGCACCGGGCTACTGCAAGACCGAGATGGCACCGGTGGACCGGCCCGATCTCAAGCGGTACTGGATCGACGACGCGCCCCAGCAGCGGTACGCGATGCCGGAGGAGATCGCACCGAGCGTGGTGTTCCTCGCCAGCGATGCCGCCTCGTTCATCACCGGCTCCGTGCTGGTCGCCGACGGGGGATACACCGCATGGTGA
- a CDS encoding NAD(P)-dependent alcohol dehydrogenase, with protein MSNEISPTSPPAETMRASVMTGVGTLEIEDRAVPTPGPHEVLVEVAAVGVCGSDVHYYRHGRIGDFVVEQPMVLGHELAGRISAVGDRVDPTRVGQRVAVEPQHPCRRCEQCMAGRYNLCPYMEFYATPPIDGAFCRYVTIDAEFAHPVPDSMSDEAAALLEPLSVAVTTMRKAHVAPGSSILIAGAGPIGVMCAQAARAFGAARVVVSDPLESRRESALRFGATEVIDPMVDDVAALDPQVDAFVDASGAAPAVVSGIKAVGPAGHVVLVGMGSGDVTLPVGYVQNMEITVTGVFRYTDTWPAAIHLVTSGAVDLDGMVTGRYDLEHVGQALDSDTDPASLKSIVVPT; from the coding sequence ATGAGCAACGAGATTTCACCCACCTCGCCACCGGCCGAGACCATGCGGGCCAGCGTGATGACCGGGGTCGGCACACTCGAGATCGAGGACCGGGCCGTCCCGACGCCGGGCCCGCACGAGGTGCTGGTCGAGGTGGCCGCGGTCGGGGTCTGCGGCTCCGACGTGCACTACTACCGCCACGGACGGATCGGCGACTTCGTCGTCGAACAGCCGATGGTCCTCGGCCACGAGCTGGCGGGTCGCATTTCGGCCGTGGGCGATCGCGTCGACCCGACCCGCGTCGGGCAGCGGGTCGCCGTCGAGCCGCAGCATCCCTGCCGTCGGTGCGAGCAGTGCATGGCCGGGCGCTACAACCTCTGCCCCTACATGGAGTTCTACGCCACCCCGCCGATCGATGGTGCGTTCTGCCGCTACGTGACGATCGACGCCGAATTCGCCCACCCGGTACCGGATTCCATGTCCGATGAGGCTGCCGCCCTCCTCGAGCCGCTGTCGGTGGCGGTCACGACCATGCGCAAGGCACACGTGGCGCCCGGATCGTCCATCCTCATTGCCGGTGCCGGACCGATCGGCGTCATGTGCGCCCAGGCCGCCCGCGCGTTCGGCGCCGCCAGGGTCGTCGTATCGGATCCTCTCGAGTCACGGCGGGAGAGCGCCCTACGCTTCGGCGCCACCGAGGTGATCGACCCGATGGTCGACGACGTCGCAGCGCTCGATCCTCAGGTGGACGCGTTCGTCGACGCCAGTGGCGCGGCACCCGCGGTGGTCAGCGGCATCAAGGCGGTCGGACCGGCCGGCCACGTGGTCCTCGTCGGCATGGGTTCTGGCGACGTGACGCTACCCGTCGGCTACGTCCAGAACATGGAGATCACCGTGACGGGGGTGTTTCGCTATACCGACACCTGGCCTGCGGCAATACATCTGGTCACCTCCGGGGCCGTCGACCTGGATGGCATGGTGACCGGAAGATACGACCTCGAACACGTGGGCCAGGCGCTGGACAGCGACACCGATCCGGCCAGCCTCAAATCGATCGTCGTGCCGACATGA
- a CDS encoding beta/alpha barrel domain-containing protein, whose translation MTALATWHHDFPGLLAGSVYAAPDSRVAAAQTLADGGLDVHVDVMAVSEGLPQGVSLAELQMISSAVDRERIGVHLIGSVDFVDAVLPKILALQPGVVFLPWSAFTAERVQAIRAHGGRAWIAVWREWDGLGDPRWPTDPDGVLVMLIEPGTKDSCRLERLGLVTACTTQFTGLPVAVDGGVTKEIAPLCAAAGVRQVIVGRALLTSERREAI comes from the coding sequence GTGACCGCGCTCGCGACGTGGCACCACGACTTTCCCGGTCTCCTGGCGGGGTCCGTGTACGCGGCGCCCGACTCCAGGGTTGCGGCCGCGCAGACGCTGGCCGACGGCGGACTCGACGTCCACGTCGACGTGATGGCGGTATCGGAAGGCCTGCCGCAGGGCGTGAGTCTGGCTGAGCTGCAAATGATCTCGTCGGCCGTCGACCGGGAGAGGATCGGAGTTCACCTGATCGGATCCGTCGACTTCGTCGACGCCGTGCTACCCAAGATCCTGGCCCTGCAACCAGGTGTCGTGTTCCTGCCCTGGTCGGCGTTCACCGCCGAGCGGGTGCAGGCGATCCGCGCGCACGGCGGCCGGGCGTGGATCGCCGTATGGCGCGAATGGGACGGCCTCGGGGATCCTCGGTGGCCCACCGATCCCGACGGCGTGCTGGTGATGCTCATCGAGCCGGGCACCAAGGACAGTTGTCGTCTGGAACGGCTGGGTCTGGTCACCGCGTGCACGACGCAATTCACTGGACTACCCGTGGCGGTCGACGGCGGCGTGACGAAGGAGATCGCCCCCCTTTGCGCCGCAGCCGGCGTACGACAGGTGATCGTCGGCCGGGCCCTACTGACCTCCGAACGAAGGGAAGCGATATGA